A genomic region of Arachis stenosperma cultivar V10309 chromosome 9, arast.V10309.gnm1.PFL2, whole genome shotgun sequence contains the following coding sequences:
- the LOC130947524 gene encoding polyadenylation and cleavage factor homolog 4-like — translation MANGITHQPPPSMLVDQFNALLPQRQSYLKAFSTEEIVRTYGLLLSELTSNVNPIITDLTIIAGQQRKHAKGIADAICNRILEVPADKKLPSLYLLDSIVKNFGQEYVKYFSLRLPQVYCEAYRQVQPNLHSVLQRLLGTWSKIFPPFVLSNIEAQLQSSSAINNQQPFASHFGEYNFHGPILGAHVIKPQSLQQMEHSSSIMDIVGGDRLDSTGTVGNTREGGLNEWQQKRFSSDGWNIFQTSKTYNLNDEQQRQSPRALIEAYGCDKGREIPSTKLLFLEQQPGRDGLGSKFPLASWQHTEEEEFDWKDMNPGLVDCSRNSSSMQSSVRFSRKRKLSNDLSNSSQYPFNMGAASPAFNAHATRPSGLNPAFPLQKRPRSLFEPININNNTNVGHGPIRTLFIHDQLPNQPGPISSNMQNHGQAPQLQFLPPQVPSSTQISHGSSLHLHGGTLPPLRPSLPTAPSQMMSHPHAHDSMTSQPPPTYLDLISSLVNHGVISVTNPPTGLDSIGTEFDPDILKVRHEGVISALYGDLPRQCTSCGLRFKRQDEHSRHMDWHVTRNRISKSRKQKGSQKWFASGSMWLSGAVASGKESIPESVAPEETEEKKDEEELGVPAEEDQSRCALCGEGFDEFYSHEMDEWMYRGATYLKAPMGTTLATMDRHQLGPIVHSKCRSDSDSTMPSTNSNREPTKRVVREKECGSIKHQFCAPLIRTC, via the exons ATGGCGAATGGTATCACGCACCAGCCTCCTCCTTCCATGCTCGTGGACCAGTTTAACGCCTTACTTCCACAGCGCCAAAGCTACCTCAAGGCTTTCTCTACCGAAGAAATTGTTCGGACGTATGGGCTATTGTTGTCAGAACTTACCTCCAATGTGAATCCCATCATTACCGATCTCACTATCATTGCTGGCCAGCAGAGGAAACACGCCAAGGGCATCGCCGATGCCATTTGCAACCGGATTCTTGAG GTGCCTGCTGATAAAAAACTTCCTTCTCTCTATCTTCTGGACAGCATTGTGAAGAATTTTGGCCAGGAATATGTTAAATACTTCTCTTTACGTCTACCTCAA GTTTACTGTGAGGCATACAGGCAGGTCCAGCCTAATCTACATTCTGTTCTGCAACGTCTCCTTGGTACTTGGTCAAAGATCTTTCCTCCCTTTGTCCTAAGTAATATTGAAGCTCAATTGCAATCTTCATCAGCAATTAATAATCAACAACCCTTTGCTAGTCACTTTGGAGAATATAATTTTCATGGACCGATTCTTGGAGCACATGTTATTAAACCACAATCCTTGCAGCAGATGGAACACTCTAGTTCAATTATGGATATT GTTGGTGGTGATCGGTTGGACTCAACGGGAACTGTAGGTAATACAAGAGAAGGAGGGTTGAATGAATGGCAGCAAAAGAGATTTTCTAGTGATGGTTGGAACATATTCCAAACTTCCAAGACTTATAATCTCAATGATGAACAACAACGTCAAAGTCCAAGAGCTCTTATTGAGGCATATGGTTGTGACAAAGGCCGTGAAATTCCTAGTACTAAGCTTTTGTTTTTGGAGCAGCAGCCTGGCAGAGATGGTTTAGGGAGCAAGTTTCCATTGGCATCATGGCAGCACACTGAAGAAGAGGAGTTTGATTGGAAAGATATGAATCCAGGATTAGTAGACTGTAGTAGAAACAGCAGTTCTATGCAATCAAGTGTTAGATTCTCCAGGAAAAGGAAGTTATCTAATGATCTATCTAATTCTTCACAGTACCCGTTCAATATGGGGGCTGCTTCCCCTGCTTTCAATGCTCATGCTACTCGTCCTTCCGGCTTGAATCCAGCATTTCCATTGCAAAAACGTCCTAGGAGTCTGTTTGAACCAATAAACATTAATAATAACACCAATGTGGGTCATGGTCCAATTAGAACTCTGTTTATACATGACCAGTTGCCTAATCAACCTGGACCAATTTCCTCTAACATGCAAAATCATGGACAAGCACCTCAACTACAGTTTCTTCCACCTCAAGTTCCATCTTCAACACAAATTAGTCATGGGAGCTCTTTGCATTTACATGGGGGAACCTTGCCACCTTTACGTCCAAGCCTCCCAACTGCTCCATCACAAATGATGTCTCATCCCCATGCCCATGATTCGATGACAAGTCAACCACCACCTACATATCTTGATTTGATTAGTTCACTAGTGAACCATGGGGTGATCTCGGTAACCAATCCACCTACCGGACTG GATTCCATTGGGACGGAGTTCGATCCAGATATCTTGAAGGTTCGTCATGAAGGTGTAATCAGTGCCTTATACGGTGATCTTCCTAGACAATGCACGAGCTGCGGTCTCCGATTCAAAAGGCAAGATGAGCACAGTAGACATATGGATTGGCACGTGACTAGGAACCGAATATCAAAAAGCCGGAAGCAGAAGGGGTCTCAAAAGTGGTTTGCAAGTGGGAGCATGTGGCTAAGTGGTGCAGTGGCTTCGGGAAAGGAATCGATTCCAGAGTCGGTGGCTCCCGAAGAGACAGAGGAAAAGAAAGACGAGGAAGAGTTAGGCGTTCCTGCTGAAGAGGATCAGAGTAGATGTGCACTGTGTGGAGAGGGATTCGATGAGTTTTACAGCCACGAAATGGATGAGTGGATGTATAGAGGAGCCACATACCTTAAGGCACCCATGGGAACAACATTGGCCACCATGGACAGACATCAACTAGGGCCCATTGTTCATTCCAAATGCAGATCTGACTCTGACTCTACTATGCCCTCAACCAACAGCAACAG GGAACCTACCAAGAGAGTAGTAAGAGAAAAAGAATGTGGGTCAATCAAACATCAGTTTTGTGCACCCTTAATTAGGACTTGCTAA